The nucleotide sequence ACTATGGGGAACACCTGGAAGACCCTGGGGCTGGTATGACTATGACCAAATCAAGTTTGCACTTGGGTTTTTTAATTGACCAAGTCCCTTTATAGTGTGTTACAACACTTCCTGAATGATTTAATATCTTTGTCTGCTGCTGTTAGTATAATTTTCCTCCTTTACACCTTCAAAGTTTGGTGCTACACCAATTGCTatgcttttgtttttgttctgTTATCCAACAAGCCCCAGCTGCTTTATTTGGAGAAAATTTATCACTTATTTCATGCTTGTTTGTATTAAAGAGTGATTCTTCCTTCTGGTTCCAGAAATTTTGCATTTTTTCCTTATCTCAAATAAAATAAATCTTATGAGGATTACTTTCTTCCCCAAAGAAAAAGTTTAGTTCTCTAAATTTGACGTACCTAAATCAGAAAATAGTTGAGGGTGACTGAACTTTATAACCTCTTTGGGTTTGGGTACAATGCCACAATTCCCATAAGTTTCCCTAAGAGAATTGCAAAGTTGCCTTAAATAACCTTAAGTGTAAATATGAATACTATTATCAATGAAAAATTTTCATCGCCATGTGTTGGTGCATATGTGAAAATAACATGTGTTCACTGCAGTTTCTATATAATTAAATCCCATTGTTACATACATAACCAGTAACCTAAAAGCAACTGTCAAGTCACAACTAGTGAGTAAAGCATCTGCAATATGTTTCCATTACCTTTCTAAACTGTTAACCTTGTCCACAAGCAGCACACTTGAGGCATTAGAAGGAATTCCATAGAATTGAAACATGAATGACACTGTATAGCTGTTTATTTTTGTTGAAATAAATGTTGCAACAACAAACTACAGAAGCCTCTACctttcattaaagataatattcttttgATGGGAGATCATTTAGGTACTACATGGACCACTCATGATCCACAATTAATTTTTTACCATTGGTATGTTCATATGTTGCAGCTTAGACATGCATCGTATTATGTTTTACCAATATGTATTTGGAGTAATAAAAAATTCACTAGGACTTTGGTTCATTCTAATGCTATTTTTTAGGTGGCGGCGCTGATTCTTGATGTAATTCAGCTGTTTATTTTTAtgtatctagcaaatgcatatgcaTTTTGCTGAgtaatcaaaattttcattgtGTCAGTAACACTATTACCACAGCTTTAGATGAAAGAATGTTTTCTTTGTTTGCTGCTGCCCAACCATGTTATTTCCACTTCTTGATGGTTATTAatctcaaaaaataaattatttgcaGTGCGTATGTCTTTGGAGAAGATGTCAGATTTGGCGGGGTCTTTCGCTGTACAACAGGACTGGCTGATAGATTTGGTAGAAGTAGAGTTTTCAATACTCCCTTGTGTGAACAGGtactatcttgatttttttatctgTGAAATGTTTACACATAGATGATGGAAATTGGCAGATTTAATACTGAACccagaaattatgatgattcattGATTTTACAAAATGAGTGTTCTATGTGTTCTTTGGCTAAATGCTCCTTGTCTCTTTCCAGTGGAATCATGGCTGaaagattagatttttttttattgttgcaTAATTCCTCTCATTTTAACCTTGTTTTCACAGGGTATTGTTGGATTTGCAATAGGCCTTGCAGCAATGGTATGATGTCTTGTTTTAATATTTTCACCTATATATACACTTTTGAATTTACTTCTTTTCTGTTAATTAGAAATCAATACAAAGTTTGTTGTTTGTGACGTTGGCCATTTTCTTTTTGTGTGTGTCTGATAAGGGGAATCGAGCTATCGCAGAGATCCAGTTTGCAGATTACATTTATCCTGCTTTTGACCAGGCATGTCCTTTGCACTAAGAATGTATTTGTCTATCTGACTCTGTTTTTCATTTGTAAGATAAAGTTCAGTTTGATAGTTTCTACTTTCTAAGAATGTGGTAAGTTCAAGCAGGTCAACTGTTTATTTGCTTGATCAAAAATGCCTGCTTTAATTttatcaataaataaaaaaaatctggagaatatcataaacttaatcATATCCTCTGTACAGAAATGGAAGTTGAAGATTGTTTTTTGCTTGTAATCAAGGGTGTTTATAGCTATCAATGGATATGTTTTATGTTTTTCCTAACCACTTATCCTTCATAGGGCGATTGATATCTAACTTAGATGTTTCATTTAAACAAGATACTCGAGGAAGATGCTAATCTAGAATTGGAATTTGTTATATTGATATTGAAGCATGACTTGCTCAACAAAAGTACGTGGTAAATAATAACATAGAAATAGTCATACCCTAAAATAATTCAACAATTGAAAtcattttgcagaattaaaattaGCTGTGCCTttgttatatattatttaattggtTCATTATCTACCAGGTATAATTAATATAGCTACAACATATAGTTGTTTACTGTTCCACCACATGCAAATCGCAACATCCATGATTCCCATCACCATAAGCCTGAAGCAGAAAATACTTTGCGCTTCAGCTTATAATCATACTTTGCATTTCTTAGTGTTTGAAGTGGATTGGGCTGAGGGCAAGGCTTTAAATACCAATCAGACATCAATCTGATCAGGACCAGTATTGGATCATATACTTGGTATCGATCTGTATTCATTTCGGTGAGGGCCTGTTATTTCTGACTTGGTTGCCATCCCTTGAGTTACTATGCTATATCACCATCATTGAATATTGCTACTGTTGCCCTATTGTGCTTCACCCTGTACCATACAATCTTATATCATGCATAACCTTAAAAATCCAACTCTGCTAGTCACTGCTGCTCCAATGGCTTACTCCACTAAAACCGAGGACTCAGTTATTATTTGTATTCCTGTTGTTTAGGGAATACCATGACACATATGTATTATTAAGTTTTAAAAGTGGACTCTACATAAATATCTCATTGACCATGTAAAAGCTCTAGGGTACATAGTATTAAGTCAGATTGTTGATTATTGAGTATGATTTTTGACATCCAAAATATTATTAGGCACTACATGCACCGGTCACATCAATGTCTCTCAGGACTTCTGATTCAAAATGAATCTCAGGGACACCACCATGTCATATTTCTTTTCACCTTGCAATTGTTTGCAAATTTTTGACATTTTTATTCCAACTTGTAGATTGTCAATGAGGCTGCAAAATTTAGATATCGAAGCGGGAATGAGTTCAATTGTGGAGGtacctctccttttttttttttttttattgggttTTAGTTCTTTCATATTCTCCTACTGTTTTACCCCAGGGTTAACAATAAGAACTCCATATGGAGCTGTTGGACATGGTGGCCATTATCATTCACAGTCACCAGAGTCTTTCTTTTGTCATGTACCTGGTCTAAAGGTTTagatcctgattcctcttcatttctttgatttaaaataaattcAATGTTAAATAAATATGTTGTCTAAAGATATAGTGACTAGCTAACTTGTGTGCTAGTCATCTTTCCCATTTCAGAACTTAAGTTCCTCGCCAAGGTTAGAAAATACCACATCTCAATTACAAAATATATGATCTCAAGTAAATTTCTTTTAGGTGGTGATTCCTCGAAGCCCACAGCAAGCGAAGGGATTGTTGTTATCCTGCATACGCGATCCAAATCCAAGTATATTTTTTGAACCAAAAGTATGAATATCTTTTACATGAATTTTGCTTTCTCTAAATGTCTAGAGATCTTTACTCTGTCATCCCAAAAATGGTTGATTTAGGATATTGTCGCATCTGCTACTTGTTTAGTGGTTGTACAGGTTGGCTGTTGAAGAGGTTCCTGAACATGACTACATGTTGCCTTTATCGGAGGCTGAGGTAAAGCATGCCCTCTCACTAAAGATCATTGCAAAGGAACCTTAAGTTGTCAATGCCTACCACCAGGTGATTCGTCAAGGGAGTGACATCACACTTGTTGGATGGGGAGCTCAGCTTTCTGTATTAGAACAAGCATGTGTTGAAGCTGCAAAGGTCCATTGTTCATCAATGGCTTTCTAATTTTGTGCTTCCAGTAATCTGAGTTTGTGTTCTGGTAGTGAGTACTTATCTAAGATTCATAAGCTCAGTAATCGTAAAAAACACTCTCATTATTAAGCTTCTTAACAAGAAAGTACTTGAACCAAAGATCATATGTGCACTTCTATGACCACATTATGTTCTAAAAGAACTTTTGATAAGATAGTATAAATTATATAAAAGTCTTAAATTTGAGCTGAGATTATATACATTTAAAGACCACTATATCAGTAGTATCTCAACATGGCTTAGAAGCATCTTGATTCCACTGACATAGCATATGTACAGGAGGGAATTTCTTGCGAGCTGATCGATCTGAGAACATTAATTCCCTGGGACAAGGAAACTGTAGAAGCCTCTGTTAGAAAGACTGGGAAGCTTCTTGTAAGATATGCTCTCTATTGAATGTACATGGTTAATTTATCATCTCATGGCATTGACAATTATAACTCTGTTCTCATCTCACAGATTAGTCATGAAGCTCCAGTGACTGGAGGATTTGGTGCAGAGATATCTGCTTCCATTGCTGAGAGCTGCTTCTTGAGGGTACAGGATTGTTTAAAAGTTCCATTACTTGTCAAATGCTTGCTGCTTAACTCAAGAGTGCACATATCTTGCCTCTACTTTTGCAGATTGGTAACCTCACATAATCGGGTCAGTTAGATTAAACATCAGTGGAAAATAAAACATAATAGCCTGTGACACAAACTTATATGACAAAAAGCCAGGAGAAAATAGAAGGCTATTATCTTTTTGTCTTGACCCATCATAGAGGATAACTCAGAGATGGGTATGGACAAGTAAATAGTCTAGAATCAATGCATTACTGAATAACTGTTCCAGACATCTACTGCAAGTTTAGAAGATTAAGTCGGGCAATTTTGTGGGCTGGGACTTTATAAGGCATATGGATTTCCCTTTTGTACAAGTCTTGCATAAGGATCAGGAAACACAGACACATGAATTTGTGAATCTCAGTAAGAGCTTGCTAAATGAAATTGGCAGAATTTTGATTAGAGACGAAGCTCTTGATGTGAACTAATGGCCATTGGGATCATTACGCCATTAACGATATGTTAGGTCAGATTCATTATGGTTGCTTAGTTAAACTATCTAGTAGGTAAGATAAACCAGATGGATCTAGCAATAATTTATTGTCTTGTTCTGTCTTCGGTTCTCTTGAAGTTTTCTCACCATGACTTGAATGTGTTTTGCAGTTGGAAGCTCCTGTAGCAAGAATTTGTGGCCTTGATACACCTTTCCCCCTTGTTTATGAACAATTTTACATGCCTACAAAGAACAAGGTGAGTATATAATCTGAAGCAACACATCGATCCATGCATATATTTGTATGTCAATTCAATTCTTCATATTTTGTTTTCCAGATCCTGGATGCAATCAAGGCAACAGTAAATTACTAAACCATGAAGCAGATGGAACCATTTCATTAAAGCAATAATATGATTGTGGATCCTGTGGAGGTGATCCTGATATGATCCACAAACTGTGTATGTATTGTATGATTTGTTCTTTATAGGGAAGATTTTTATTGGCATCTGCTTCCACATACTTTAATAAATCCCAACAGTGGTGTTCAAATCAAAAAGCAAACTGATTTAAAACTGGTTTGATCTGAATTGATTCATTAATAATTCAGTTTTGAAGACTATAAATGATTTTAGTTCGGTTAATTGGTTCAAATCGAACCAAACTAAATCGAatctgttttaatttaaaaatatcaatcggttgaatttaatatttttaatttttattcggTTCAAATTGATTAATCAAACCAGTCTAaagatttaattttataaatgatatgagtttaattttataaatcttaTTATGTCATTCAATTGGattaagattttatttttgtttaattgaattgaattggtgtatttaaaatatatatatatataattattaaaaatcataaattaattaattggTTAAATGAATTGGATTTATCGATTTTGAATTGATTCAATTAGGTAAATTTGAATCGATTCCTTTCGATtatcttattttaatcaaattaaatTAACGATATTCAAATCGGTTCGCTTCGAACCGGTTTGAATACCTAATTCTCATAAGTCTCTCGTATGTCATGGATATGTTGAATCATTGAAAGTACAAAAATTATGTGGATCCGAAGCTCATCCAATCATACTATGCACTGCATTGCCATCATGATGATGGGCATCAATATCCATGTCGTCGCTTATGCCATGTCCCTGGCCGTCACTTGCTTTCAAAGACGGTAAGAATGAAGCCCGCTTTCCTGTTTAATCTTTCCCTTGGTTGGTGAGAGTCGATCGTCAAATCTCTCATCGTGTCTTCCCTCCTCCTCTGTTTTCCATCCTGTGAGAAATCGGGCAACACCGTCACCTCTTTGTCTACGCGATCATCAGATCTCTCATTGTTTCTTCCCCCTCCTCTGTTTTCCCTCTTGTGAGAAACCAGGCAACACCTTCGCCTCTTTGTCTgctaattttctcttttttcttttggatTCATTATCGGTCTTGATTCTTGGATGCTAATTTCTTGGATTGTTTATCTTCTTTGGATACCTCTATGCTTTTGGACTTCTTCGTTCTTGGTGTCTCTTTCCATCGTTTTTTATTCTATTTTCCTTATTTCTTGGATCCTCGGTTTCCTTCTTGGCGTTTGTCCCCTCGATCTTATTTTTCTCCGATGCTaatttctttggttgtttctttgcTTATTGGTTGATTCGTTCTTGGGGATTCTTTGCccgattttgattttaatatgctACTTTCCTAGATCCTTAAGTTCCTTCTCTTTTGGGGTCCTTTTTTCCTATTCTCTTATCTTATGTTTTGAGACAATTCTTTACTCTTTTGGTTGGTTTGATCTTGATGTTGTTCCTCTATTCGACTATATGTTAAGGTTAGTTTCTCGGATCCACTTCTTTAATCGTCTCGGTGCTTTCGAATCCTTTATTCTCGATCTTATTTCTTTCACATTAGTAAGTTGCATGATAGTAACGGTGCCTTGATCTTCTCCCTAAATCCTTTCTTACTACCAATTTAGTAATTTATTCGTATTTTTATGTGATTCTAAGCTACATTATTGATTGATTCGTTCTTGCTTTTCCTTTTTACTCGATCTTCAATCGTAATGAATCTTTCTTGGATCCTTTTCTTCAGTTATGTCCCTACTTTCGGATTCATCTTTTCCCCCACATTGTTCTCTGTCCTTTTTGCTGGTTCGTTCTTGATGTTCCTCTACTCGACATTTACATATAGATTAGTCTCTTGGTTCCTTTTCCTTAGTCGCTTTGCAGTTCTTAGatcctttcttcttgatattttatgtttGATTTTTGTTCCTCTACGTCTCACTTGATCTCAGTGAAGTAGATGACATCTCGATCTTCTCTCTGAATTCTTTCCTCTTATTAATTTAGTGGTTTCTTGAAATTTCATGTGGATTTTTAAGCCACACTTTACGCGGGTCCTTTCATTCGTGAGGAAGGTTTCTTGTTCTTTTCCTGAAATTTTATTTCTCAATCAAGACTTTATTCCTTCTTgggaggtttttttttttcctttctactaCCAAATGAATAATCCATCATCATCTATTAATCAAGATTCTCGAACAGTAGTACAAATCACAAAGAAAGCTAGTAGCTTATTGCAGTATGGTTCGTTTATTAGATTGCGAATTGTCTGCACATCACGTTTTAGATCCGATGATAAAATGTCACTGCAGTTAATGGGTTTACTACTTGTGCCGTGATATGCAAACACACAAATGGTATAAAACAAGTCTTGTTAAAAAATTGAAATTGAAATCTATTAGATTTGGAAATGATCAAATCTTGTGGTAGGTTCGGCTAAATTTAATTTGTGTCAATTGAAATATCCTTAGATTAAGGTTCATTTTAACTCATATGATTTTGGGCATATACCTTTTAAGTCTGtattcatatctaaaataacctgtatatttttaaaaacatagcatGTAAGTTTCTTTCATCAAATTTGAGTTAAACATATGTTAGAGTTGACTTAGGTGatatattgatttataataaattattaatataataatacatataatttatgattaaggtccattttagctcATGTGATTTTGACCAtaaacttatattttaaaaaatatagcatataagcttCTCGTATTAATttcttatcaattttgagttaacatATATACGTAGCATGCTAACTCAAAATAAACCATTAATGGCAAGAGGGGGCATCATTATGTTGTGGAAGAAATTATCAGACACTAACATCTGTTAACTTAGATTTAACTGAAAGAacatatatgttatatttttttaaaatataaatattattttaaacatgagtaaaccataaggaTTTAAGAGGtctaaaatcatatgaactaaaattaatcttaatcctaaattatatgtgtcatcatattaataatttattataaatctaaATAAACTCTATTATCTATTAACTTAGACTTGATAGGACGAGGTTATATGatgtgttttttaaaatataaggattattttagacataagTAAATCATAAAGGCTTAAGAGGTCCATGATCAAAATTACATTGGTTAAAATGGATCTTAACCCAATATCCTTTAATTGTATAAAAGGatagcataatttttttattgaaataagCTAGCACAATCTCACAGACTAATAAAGAGTGATGACAACATAATGAAGTCGAAGCCAATCTCAAATGAATCCATCATTGACCTGAACCACTTGCCCATTGACCCACTCGGCAACGTCGGTGTATAGGAACCCCACCAATGCAGCCATGTCCTCTGGCTGGGCTTGCCTCCACTATCCACTTCATGGCCTCCTGCTCTTCCCCGCGAAGAAGAGCTCCGTGGTCGTCGGTCCCAACGCCACATAATTGGCTGTCATCCCCATCTTTCGCAGCTCCTGCGTTAGTACTTTCGTCATTACCTCCACCATCACCTTCGACGTCAGATATGCTACATATTTGCTAGTGATATGTTTTCTGTAAATCAACCTCACGTGAGTGTTGATATGTATGACATGACTatcactctttttatttattattattataattttcttatattatattatatatatatatatatatatataatttttaaaacttttgcTTATATTGTTTTGATACGTAATACTTTATATGGTctgaaatttatatcattttcatgGTTATGTTTATTATATTACTGTTTAGGACGGCTTTCATAAGAATTTATCATATTCTTGCAACCTTACTCTTCTTCTTGGAAGATGCTATGAGCATTACAAGGGCAACGTAGGGACTTTGCAGGGCGAAGGCAATCGCGGGTCGTGCGGGACCAAGGTGAAAtgattatttatgaaaaaaatatatcgtgtgataaaattttaaaataaaagtttttctaaaaaattattctatatatatatatatatatatatatatatatatatatatatataaaggttatCTTAAAACTTTGACTTATATTTTTTTGATACATTATACTTTATATAGTTTGAAATTTATATCGTTTGTGTTTATTATACTGTTGTTTAGTGTGAATTCGACAAGAATTTATCATATTCTAGCAACATTCATACTCTTCTTGTTAGATGCCACTGGCCGCTGATGATCAAATCTTCAAACTTTGGCATTCCAAGGGACGTCAAACGTGAACACACGATCAGTTCGCAACCAGTGAAAACCACATGTAGCTGAAGTGGGAAGAGCAGCGGAAACTGTAGAAGCGGATTTGATCACCAAAACAACATGTAGAAACACATGTTGGAGCACGCAAACTATGTGACTTCTTTATTCGAACTGCAGAAGCACTTGTCCGTGCCCCAATTTATCCTTCTCGCACTCATCGTCGATCACCGAAACAGGATTCCCTACCCACAAGCTCAACAACTCACTCAAAACCCGGCATATTTGAAGACAAGC is from Musa acuminata AAA Group cultivar baxijiao chromosome BXJ3-8, Cavendish_Baxijiao_AAA, whole genome shotgun sequence and encodes:
- the LOC135644588 gene encoding 2-oxoisovalerate dehydrogenase subunit beta 1, mitochondrial-like isoform X2 is translated as MATAMALRLFGRRTSIAARGFSSSCETEKAAKDGKPINLFSAINQALHIALDTDPRAYVFGEDVRFGGVFRCTTGLADRFGRSRVFNTPLCEQGIVGFAIGLAAMGNRAIAEIQFADYIYPAFDQVVIPRSPQQAKGLLLSCIRDPNPSIFFEPKWLYRLAVEEVPEHDYMLPLSEAEVIRQGSDITLVGWGAQLSVLEQACVEAAKEGISCELIDLRTLIPWDKETVEASVRKTGKLLISHEAPVTGGFGAEISASIAESCFLRLEAPVARICGLDTPFPLVYEQFYMPTKNKILDAIKATVNY
- the LOC135644588 gene encoding 2-oxoisovalerate dehydrogenase subunit beta 1, mitochondrial-like isoform X1; this translates as MATAMALRLFGRRTSIAARGFSSSCETEKAAKDGKPINLFSAINQALHIALDTDPRAYVFGEDVRFGGVFRCTTGLADRFGRSRVFNTPLCEQGIVGFAIGLAAMGNRAIAEIQFADYIYPAFDQIVNEAAKFRYRSGNEFNCGGLTIRTPYGAVGHGGHYHSQSPESFFCHVPGLKVVIPRSPQQAKGLLLSCIRDPNPSIFFEPKWLYRLAVEEVPEHDYMLPLSEAEVIRQGSDITLVGWGAQLSVLEQACVEAAKEGISCELIDLRTLIPWDKETVEASVRKTGKLLISHEAPVTGGFGAEISASIAESCFLRLEAPVARICGLDTPFPLVYEQFYMPTKNKILDAIKATVNY